TCCAAGAAGCATACAGCCCTCGATAATCTGTAACTAGCGCGTTATAAGTAAACTGCCAAGCGATCGCCGCAAGAGTAATAAAACAGATGATAGCAATTAGCCCAATCTTTACTGCAACTTGCCGCAATTTCTGCCACGCTAATTGTGGTTTTATACGTTTAGCAGTCCAGAAAAATATCGATGCTTGCAGAGACATTGCAACTAAAACAGCGATCGCCCCGTAAGCAAAATGACGACGAAATAGAATCGCCGCTCCTAATAAGACACCAATCGCTGGCACGCGCCACCAACGTTTGAGCCTCATATTTTGCAAGTAAATCCAAACTGCTAGCCCAATTAATACAGCCCCTCCCGTATCTGGAATGCCAAGAAAAGTTGGTATCCAATTGATAGGAATTAATAAACTAAAAATTGCCGTTGACCAAAAAACAGCTATAGAATTGGCTGCAATCAATCGCGTCCCCAAACCTCCCATTACCAGGGAAAAGGGTAGTAAATAAACGAGTGCTAAACCAATTTGATAGACTAATCGCGACTCGCCAAATAGTAGGATAAATGGCACTAATGGCAGAGTGTAAATTTTATTTCGTTCTGCTCCTAGCGACTGCAAAAAGTTGCTAATGCCTGCGATGGGAGATTGACGAAAGGCGCTAGCAACCTCGATAGTTTTGTAATACCAATCGATCCACCAATGAAAGTTACGTTCGCTAGATGTATATAGTACTGTGGCGATCGCAATTAGCAGTACTAACAAGGCAAACAAACTCAAATTGACCGAATACCAATTGACTGAATGTCGCAGTCGGACAGTGGGCATATTTTATCGAACGCAATCTTCAACCTACAGTAAAGGTGGGCAACGCCCACCCTACTTACTATTAGCCCCCCTTGTGAAGGGGGGTTGGGGGGATCGTGTTGCCCCCCTTGTGAAGGGGGGTTGGGGGGATCTAAAACTATGCTAACGAGCGATCGCGTTGCTGTTGATGCTGCAATGCCGCATAAAGCCGATTCAAGGCGTTGACGTATGCCTGGGCAGAAGCAACGATAATGTCTGTATTTGCTGCATGACCGGAATAGACTTTATCTTCGTAGCGCAGTCGGATCGTGACTTCCCCGATTGCATCAATTCCCGCCGTCACGGACTGGACGGAAAATTCGATTAACTGATTGGGGACGTTTACCACCCGATTGATCGCCTTATATATAGCATCCACGGGTCCCGTGCCGATCGCTGCATCGGTCAGTTCTTCACCATCTTGAGTCCGTAAGGTGACAGTTGCTGTCGGACGAGTGCAATCGCCACAAGATACTTGGACTAATTCTAAATGAAAAACTTCTGGAGTCGTTTTGATCTCGTCGTTGACAATCGCCTCTAAATCCCAGTCGGAAATATCTTTTTTCTTATCCGCTAAGTCTTTAAATCGTAAGAAAGCTTTATTTAATTCTGTTTCTGACAGGTTAAAGCCCAATTCTTGCAAGCGCGAACTAAAAGCATGGCGACCGGAGTGTTTGCCTAAGACGATTTGGTTATTTGTTAAACCAATCGACTCAGCATCCATAATCTCATAGGTGAGCTTATTTTTGAGAATACCATCTTGGTGAATGCCAGACTCGTGAGCGAAAGCATTTGCTCCGACAATTGCCTTATTTGGCTGTACTAGCATTCCTGTCAGGTTAGAAACTAGGCGAGAAGTGCGGTAAATTTCCCGCGTATCAATATTAGTTAGCGGTGCTTCTGACTCTGCCGGACGACCTAAAAAGGGGTTGAAGTATTGCCTGCGGACGTGCAGCGCCATCACAATTTCTTCTAACGCTGTATTTCCAGCCCGTTCGCCAATGCCATTAACGGCACATTCTAGCTGTCTTGCCCCATTTTTTACGGCTTCGAGAAAGTTAGCAACGGCTAAACCGATATCATTATGACCGTGGACGGAAATAATGGCGCGATCGATGTTGGGAACATTTTCTTTAATACCTTTAATTAATGCCCCAAATTCGCTCGGAGTCGTGTAACCGACAGTATCGGGTATGTTGATTGTTGTTGCTCCAGCCGCGATCGCCCGTTCCAAAACTTGATACAAGTATTCTGGATCGGTGCGGGTAGCATCCATAGTTGAGAATTCCACATCGTCCATAAAAGACTTAGCGTAAGCCACCATTTCCTCAGCGATCGCTAAGACTTCGGCTTTCGATTTTTTCAACTGATATTCTAAGTGAATATCTGATGTGGAAATAAATGTATGAATTCTGCCTTTAGCGGCTGGCTTTAAGGCTTCGGCTGCGGCTTTAATGTCAGCTTTGATTGCTCTTGCCAAACTGCAAACGATCGGTCCGTCAATCGTTCCGACTTCTTTAGCAACTCTTGTCACTGCCTCAAAATCGCCAGGACTAGCAAAAGCAAAGCCTGCCTCGATCACATCTACTCCCAAGCGAGCTAGTTGACGGGCGATCGCTAATTTTTCATCGACGTTCAACGTTGCCCCAGGACACTGTTCGCCATCCCGCAACGTAGTATCGAAAATTATGACCCGCTCTGTTCCCCATTGATTGTCCATAGATTTACCAGACATTTATCCCTGTTTTAGCTATTAGTAATCGTATAAAAAACACGCACCACGCACCACGCACCACGCACCACTTATCTAATAATCAGCTTTTTCAATGGATTCTCTAATATCATTTAAATCGATGTAGCGATCGGTAGCATTCCGTAACTCTCTTGCAATCATTCCTTCTGTAGATACAACTGTAATATGAGTATTTTTTGACCTTAATAATTCTATAGCTCTCTCAAAATCTCCATCACCACTAAATAAAACTACGCGATCGTACTGATCTACTGTATTAAACATATCTACTACAATTTCTATATCTAAATTCGCTTTTTGCGAATAGCGACCCGAGGTATCGTCGTAGTACTCTTTTAAAATTTTAGTACGAACGGTGTATCCCAGACTAATGAGTGCATCCCGAAAACCCCTTTGATCTTGAGGATCTTTCAATCCAGTGTACCAAAAGGCGTTAATTAGTACTGTATCTGGTTGCTCTTTCCTAAAGTACTCCAGCACCCTTCGCGGGTCGAAAAACCAACCATTTTTCTGTTGTGCGTAGA
This window of the Chroococcidiopsis thermalis PCC 7203 genome carries:
- a CDS encoding 2-isopropylmalate synthase — encoded protein: MSGKSMDNQWGTERVIIFDTTLRDGEQCPGATLNVDEKLAIARQLARLGVDVIEAGFAFASPGDFEAVTRVAKEVGTIDGPIVCSLARAIKADIKAAAEALKPAAKGRIHTFISTSDIHLEYQLKKSKAEVLAIAEEMVAYAKSFMDDVEFSTMDATRTDPEYLYQVLERAIAAGATTINIPDTVGYTTPSEFGALIKGIKENVPNIDRAIISVHGHNDIGLAVANFLEAVKNGARQLECAVNGIGERAGNTALEEIVMALHVRRQYFNPFLGRPAESEAPLTNIDTREIYRTSRLVSNLTGMLVQPNKAIVGANAFAHESGIHQDGILKNKLTYEIMDAESIGLTNNQIVLGKHSGRHAFSSRLQELGFNLSETELNKAFLRFKDLADKKKDISDWDLEAIVNDEIKTTPEVFHLELVQVSCGDCTRPTATVTLRTQDGEELTDAAIGTGPVDAIYKAINRVVNVPNQLIEFSVQSVTAGIDAIGEVTIRLRYEDKVYSGHAANTDIIVASAQAYVNALNRLYAALQHQQQRDRSLA
- a CDS encoding NYN domain-containing protein, which produces MPCSMMNRLSIFVDGNNMFYAQQKNGWFFDPRRVLEYFRKEQPDTVLINAFWYTGLKDPQDQRGFRDALISLGYTVRTKILKEYYDDTSGRYSQKANLDIEIVVDMFNTVDQYDRVVLFSGDGDFERAIELLRSKNTHITVVSTEGMIARELRNATDRYIDLNDIRESIEKADY